The Ailuropoda melanoleuca isolate Jingjing chromosome 4, ASM200744v2, whole genome shotgun sequence region gttATTAGACTGTTCACCTTTCCGCTCATTCCTGCCTGCTGCAGTGTGAGGGTATTACCTGATGAGCATAAGAAATGGCAGCAATTAGGCCATTTTACAGTGGCACTTCTCAGTGGGGTGGAATGGAAACCTCCGGGAGAGAATCTTTGTCTTACCCACTGTAACCTTCCGTAATCGCCCTTCGGATAATCCTTTCACGAACTGTGATTTTTCTCCCCCCCTTTCCAGGTTGATTCAAAAGATAGTTCTCGTAACTCTACGAACTCTGAATTTGCAGCTGAAGCGGAGGGTCGGAATGATACAAATGAGGAACCAAACAAGGtgcagaaaaggaagagggataGATTTCGAGACCAGGGCTCTACAGTGATCTACCTGAAGGCTATCCAGGGCATCCTGGGAAAGTCGATGccaaaaaagaagggagagggtgCCACAAGGGCAACACCGACCAAAGGAGAGCGCCCTAGCCGTGGAGAAGGGCCAGCCAGGAGTGTCACTGTGTCTCCTCCTCAGAAAGGGAAAGAGTCAGCCCCGGAGGTGAGAGCAGAGGATGAAAAGCCTGCACCGGAGAGGAGCAGCTTCTGCGACAGGAGAGTGGTGATAGACCCTCAGGAGAAACCCAGCGAGGAGACAGCTGGTGACCGAAGGACTGTCGTTGACAAGCACTCTCCAGCCCTCGAGTTTTTGGATGACTCTGACTCTCATTTAGAAAGCCAGAAGGTGAGTTGAGCTTATACCAAGCATGGGGTTTTTAATTGTCTTGAtgatatgtatttggtctttctAGTTTAATCCTGAGTGTTACCCATTAAGAGCAGCACAGCACTTACCGAGGACTCCAGGACAAACTGGTGGTTCTTTTCTACAATACCTTTCAGAGTTACTAAGAAATCTCAATTCagtgctatcttttttttttttctttcaatttagaATTTCTGTGTTTGTTAGGATATGTATTTGCTTGCCCTAACAAAGGCTAAAATAACAGCGacttaaagaaaatagaagtttgGCTTGAGGAGGGCTGCACAGCGTCAGGGACCCTGGTGCCATCTGTCGTGATACTTTGCTGTGTCAACCCAGTCTCCGTCTGTGGTCTGAGTGGCTGCTCGGATAGGCCCCTGAGGACAATTACGTTGACATTCCAGCTAgtagaaaggggaagagagaagaggaaaatacaCTCCCTCCCTTTCAAGAGCTTGACTCAGAAGTTGTCCACGTCTTTTCTGTTTAGCTATTGACGAGGATCTAGAAACCTGGCCAACACTGAGCTGCAAGAGACTCTGGAAATTAACTTTCATCTGGGAGACTTATATCCAGATCACTTTTATTGCTCTTGAAGGAAAGAACGGTATTGGAGGGAAACTAGCAATTTTTAACATAGTTtatgacgggggtgggggaggaggaagcattCCTCTGTTGTAcccatctctgcttctctttacTTACGCTCTTTAATGGAAGCTCCTTGAATCTCTTTAGCTCTTTCTTCTAGTACTTACCTCCGTATTTCTGAATAATCTTGCACTGTGTATTGATTTTCCAGTTGTAGACATCTGTGGACTGCCTACTTACAAGATGAGAATTTAGTTCTCCACACTAACTTCGGCAGTACCATACCCATGAACCTGTGACCTCTCCTCGCAGCTCCCTGTGTTGTTGTCACACAGTTTCTGGCTAAAtctcttgaagattttattattaccAAGTTCATAGCAGAGTGACCTCGTATACTCGAATCACATTTCCTCTCGCACAGTTTATGTTCCTTGGAGATCATCAttgccttgtttttttcctttagttttctctGTACCTATCACTAATTCATCCCCAGATTGCTAATGCCATAAAATTCTCCTCGATATTATTGAAATAAGTAAtcccatttttcttcttggaGGTGTACCTCTCTTAATTGCTTCCTTAGAATTCccgttttttcctgttttctttcatttttgctttctttatgaGTAATTAAGGTGagtgtatataatattttttccccatttttgacATAATTTCTAAGAATGTTAGTGTAATGTTTTGAATATTCCTTTTTTAGAGCATCCTGTTCTTGTTTTGAGATCGTGCCTTCTCTTTGAGAATATTATAGGTTTGTTTTGAAGTTTCCTTCTACTTTCTACACTACTTTTTCTCTGagtttccttctgatttttttctcttttttttcttaagtattttggTTTCTATCTTTTATGGTTGGGCTCTACTGAGATGCGTTTAAAGATGGAACTTTAAAAAGCTGATTGAAGTTCTAAGTGTGTGGATGGGCTTACCGACTGCTGGTTTCAACGTAGGCTGATGACCCTGGGTAATTTTGTGGGGGCCCCAACTGGATCTGTGGCTTCATCTTCAGATGAAGTACCCCTGGGAGAAATGCTCCACTCCCCCACAGAGGAGGCACACATCTGGCTGGTGCTGCTCTGAGAGTCAGGTTGAGGGAGGTACCTGGGTCCTCACTGTCCAACATGTGATGGTCCATCACCCTTGATTGTGTGTCCATTGCTCCTGATTATTCCATAGGCTCCTTGGCTCAGCTTTTCCAAGCGTGAACCGTAGTCTTCTGCTGGGTGGGGAAACAGACCCATCTGCACAGGATGGGAGCAGGGATCTCGGGACCTAACTTCACAGATTTCCACCTCCTTCTCCTGTTTCCATCTTCAGCTTCACCTTCTTTTCAGAGGTCTATTACCTCCAATTCCTGAGTCTTTTGGGGGGTCCTGTACTGTGACTCAGCCTGATTCTGGGCTTTTCTCACTGCAGGCTTAGGCCTTCTGTGATCTGCTTATCCAATAACCATTCATCTATCTACTTTCTAGcagctgatttttatttaattcgctttgctgtttttctttatgctttctcTTTGTAGGTTTATGCCTTTTCAAGTCACCTcctataattttcttccttccttccttccttccctcctccctccctccttccctcccctcccctctcctttcttccttcccttcctcccctccccttccttcccttccttccctccttcttttttcttttcttttctttagagcaTGCAtacagagggtgggggaatgggacagagggagagagagaattttaacccatgcccagtgtggggctcaatgtcacgaccctgagatcatgacctgagctgaaatcaagagtcggacgtttaactgagccacgcaggtgctcccatttcctataattttcaaagggttttttttggtaGGAAGGGCAAAAACTACATGGGTTATATATAACTGGAAATCCCAAGAACAGCAGGTTTTGTAACCTACTTTTTCTGCTAACTCTGTGACGGATGCGTTTTCTGTCTGATACTGATCATGCTCTTGTTGGGCTGCGTATAATTCCCCTTGTTTGGATGAACCTTCCAAACTTATACGCCTGAACTGCTATTTGTCAGGCTGGACATTTAGATTGTCTTCGTTAGGTATATATTTAGAGGCAGCAGGATATGGTGGGTAAGCCCTGAGTGTTGGGATCAGATAGTTTGGGTTCCAGTCCTGGCCACCTGAGCTGTGATTGTGAGAAAGgcacttaacctctttgagccccAGTTTCTTCTGTGTAAGAAGTTAGAGTTCTTGAAATCTTATTATGGTTAAACAAATGAAGGGATCAGCAAACTtattctgtaaagggccagataatattttaggctttgtgggctatATGGCCTCTGTTGGAACTGTTCAGCTCTGCTGTGGTAGCATGAAAACAGCCAGAGACAGCATTTAAGGGAATGGGCCTGACCATGTTCCAGTGAGACTTTGTTTACACCAGTAGGCAGTGCATTGGATTTGGGTTGTGGGCCACAGCTGGCAGAACCCTGAACTGATACATGAAAATACTTTGCTCAGTGCCTAAGTGTATAGTAGGACCTTAAtaaatgtaacttaaaattttaccATATCGGTGAGACTGTAAGGCAATCGTGAACATAGGTAATGTCccattttctcaaaaagaaaatccaaaaaccTTTTCTCAGCCAACTTGACCATATAAGCCTTTCAAGGACTTAGATGACATAATTTTAAGTCTGTTTATGGCATGTATTTCTAGTTACACGTGCatttttgaattcatattttttccccactctgccATTTTCCCTATTCTCACATTTCATTAGATAATTTTATTGGAACTTTTCACATGTCTTTGACATGATCTTTGTTGTCCCTGGAGTTCCTTTTGAGTCATGTAGCCTGATTTCCTGACCTTCCctgataataaaaatgagagaatctGACCCAGGTCTGAGATGGGACGTGGgaattggtatttttaaacaaatacccCTGGAAGATAGAGAACTTTGGGAAGCAATTAGAGGACGTCATCTACTCTTCCTTCTGATTTggaatttttagttatttttattttaactttttactatggaaaatttaaaacacttaagaAAATCACCCATACACCCGTCACTCATCTTCAACAATTAATTCACTGCcaatcttgtcttttttttctctccatgattttttttttttcttagtaaagtaggctccatacccaacgtggggtttgaacttaaaaccctgaaATGATGAGTCACATGTTCTGTGGTCTGAGCCAGCCTGGTTCCCCACTCcacaaattattttgaagcaaatcccaatTACTGTATCATTTcatccctaaatatttcattgtgaatCTCTAAGAGATCTAGtgatctttagggaaaaaaaaaacataattacaattttattagACCATATACACACATAGAGGATCCTTAATAACATCAACAGTCCAGTCATTGATTAAATAATCCTGTTTGTTTCatgatgtttttaatttgtttgaaaCAGTATCTAAATAAAAGCCATAGGTGGCAATTTCTAAATTTCCCAAGTCTCTTAGTCCCTATAGATTTTCATCCCTCCCATTGTGGTGTAATTTTTCCATTGTAAAAAAATAGGACATTTGTCTTATAGTTTTCTGCAGCCAAGATTGTGCTGATGAGATGTAGCACTTTTTGAATCCATGTATAATGCTGTCCCTGGAAATTTATCCCTGGTTGCCAATAGCTGTGCCTGTCACACTCAGGCAGTTGTGGTTCATTTTTTCTGGAAGTGTATTTTGGGATTGCTACCATGTAGCAACTTCCAATTATTTTTCAGGTTACTTTTTGAGTAAATAATATTCTCGTGTCtcgaaaataaaaaaataaaagctatttagtGAAAAGTAGCTTTCCAACCCGGTCCTGTGTTGCCCTCCCTATTCCTCCACCTGGGTGCCACTCAGGGTAGTCTCTCAAGTACTTTTCCAGTATCTCTTTATGTGTAATCACTTAAccatattgcctttttttttttttttttttaaagattttattttttttgagcagagagaaatcacaaacggggtggagaggggcagagggagaaggagaagcagactcctctctgagctgggagcccaatgtggggctcagtgaTTCCAGgactgagataatgacctgagctgaaggtgtacactgaaccaactgagccacccaggtgcccctactgtattgctttttatttttattttttattttttaaaaattagagagagtgagcccaAATGGGGGttaagggggagaggcagaagcagaccccactgagcagggagctggacccagggtttgatcccaggatccggagatcacgacctaagccgaaggcagacacctagctgagtgagccacccaggcaccccatgtattgctttttaaaagtgctatttaaaaaaacaagaagtgaTTTTGAAAAGATTTGTTAAAAATGATGTCCAGCCAAACTGTGAGGTCATATCCCCTAGGAATAATTATTAAATCTGGTAAATCTTTTTGCCTAACCCCgccccttctttaaaaaatgaaaaagggcgAAAGGGAAGTAGGGAACCTTCCTATAAGCATCCAACATTAGCTTGGTTGAGGTCTCTTTGGGGTCATTTGTCCTACTCACATAAAAGAACCTGTATCTTGTAATACAGGAGACTTTGTAAGAActggaatataaaatgatgcctcctggggcacctggttgtgtagttggttgagtgtccagctctcagtttcagctcaggtcatgatctccgggtcctaggatcaagccctgccacagtctctgtgctcagcagggagtttgcttgagatctcttttcctctccctctgcccctacccctgttctcactctctttctctctaaaataaataaatcttaaaaaaaaaaatgatgcgtCCTTTATGAGGGATTATTTTTGGGGACAAAACCTTTCTGTGTACTTACTATAATTTTAATCAGGttaacttgttattttttaaaaaagtagaattttcaaGAGCTGGATTGCAAAGGTGGTAGTTGCATGTTACTGTATGTGAGAATCGTTTTAACTTTGAGGTGCACATATACGGAAGTAGTGATTCTAGTATGTCttattggaaaaaggaaaaaaaacgtAAGCTCTGGcaatactgcattttttaattatctgGGTTGGTAGAAATTTCCACCATAATTAAGATGGTTTTTGAAGGATTTTTCTCCTTAGagattaacttcttttttaaagattttatttatttattcgacagagatagagacagccagcgagagagggaacacaagcagggggagtgggagaggaagaagcaggctcatagcagaggagcctgatgtggggctcgatccgacaatgctgggatcacgccctgagccgaaggcagacgcttaaccgctgtgccacccaggcgcccctagagattaacttcttaaaaactttttttttttaagatttatttattttagagagtgcatgcatgctTAGGGGGGTGGCAGatagaagaaggagagaagtagatgtcccgctgagcagtgagcctgatgcagggctccatcccaggaccctgagatcatgacctgagttgaaattgAGTCAGttgcttaaaggactgagccacccagctgccccaaagctttcttttcttttttttttttttttttaagtaagctctctgTTTGACGTGGGGTTTGAATTcgcaacccagagatcaagagttgcacgctccactgactgagccaggcaagCACCCCTTGAAAAGCTTTTTAtgggaaatttcaaacatactcAAAGTAAATGGACTAGTGTTAGTAAATCCCCCAGGTGCCCGTTACCCAGCTTCAGGAGTTCAGATTAAATTACAAATGTGCTGCAATTTAAGTTATCTTGCATCTTGGAAAAGATTCTTGTTTGGATATTTTTGTTATTCAGaaaaggaatagcaggaagaaaATCTGAAGTAAGAAAATATCATATGTGAAGTTTAtaattcattaacatttttgtcaccaatatttgtttccttttggagTGTAGGTAGTGGTATGGATCATTAATACAGACAgtagaaacaaaaaattttgttcccattttaagGATGTAATCAATTTATCCATCATGTGCCTTTGTAGGGAATTTTTCGTTATGTGAATTGTATTTgcttatgcaaatatttttaggaaaagagCTCTGTAAGGCCTCTTGCTCAAGCCATCTGGTCCCTGTGGGTATAGATGGTTTCATTAACCAAAAGAAACAAGGGCCCTTAAACAGTCATTTTGCATGAATTGAGGTCTGTGTTTTTACTGTATTTCTCAAACTTCGTTTGCATCCAAGTGACGTGGAGACTTAAATACAGAGTCCTTGGGGACCTGTTGAATCACAATATCACAGATGAGGGTGGGGTAACCTTAAAAAGCCCCCAGGTGGTTCTGATGTGAAGCTAAATTCAGGAGCCATTGCCCCATTTATTCTACAaattaattcatcaaatatttgtgaGCAtactatgccaggcactgttgtaggtaTCTGGGAGACatgagtgaagaagaaaaaaattcctgacCTCTCCATTCTAGCAGGGCTAAATTGATTTAATGTAATGTATAGCTGGTTGGTCCATTTACCATTGCCATGTGGTGGCttgaattaaatgttttattttgctccCAATTTTGTGAGTGAGGAATTCAGAAAGGCCTAGACAGGGCAGGTCTTGCTTGGGGGTTAGGGTGTTGTTCTCTCATGTGCCTCTGACACTCCAAAAGCCTGGCAAGGGCTGGATGGGCAAGATGCTTACTCACGTGGCTGGCAGTTGAGGCTGGTGCCTACAGGTGACCTCTCTAGAATATGGTGGGTGTCAGGGTGGTCTGGCCTCTTCCCTGGTGGTTGACTTCCCTGTGAGGAGCAAGCTGACAGAACCAGGGGGATGCTACAAGGCTGTTCTGACCTGTCGCTGTGTCCTGCTGGCTACAAGCGAGTCACCAGATTGGCCCAGGttcaaggggagggaaggggtcaCAAACCCCACCTCTCAATGGGGAGTTATGTAAGGAGAATTTGCAGACACATCTTAAAGTCACCCATGATGGTGTGGTTTTGCATTTGAAATGTTAGAGATGAGATATGCTGGGtgctgcttttctttaaaatcccCAGTACACAGTGTGTTCTAGAGAGAGCAGTTTTTTTCCGAAGGGGTCATTCAGAAAGGAAGTACAGGTATAGCATCCCCTTAgggatggtattttttttttttttttaagatttgtttatttatttgagaaaagagtgagtgcacgtgtgcacaccggggaggggcagaggcagagggtgagagaatctccagcagactctctgctgagcacagagcccaacacagggctcgatcccgtgaccctgagatcatgacctgaaccgaaatcaagagttggactctcaactgactgagccacacagatgcccctaAGGATGGTGTTCTACGACTGTGGTCACAAGTTTCATCCCTGAACCCGATAGACTGCTGATAGCTGTAAGCTGGCTCACAGAAATTTGAAGGAAACCAGGCAACAAAGTAAGCTAATGAACCAATGCAGAGCTTTCACCGTGGCCAGAAGAACAAGGCAGAGTTTGTCCTGCTGATGACTGAGTATGAGAGGCCGTCTTCACACCAGAGAGCTCaccctttgtttgttttcttttctgcagcCTAAGGAGAGGGAGGTGGTGATAGAGCACACCTCTTCAGGAAGTGACTGGTCTGACGTGGATGAGGTCTCCACTGTCAGATTCTCTCAGGAGGAGCCCAGCTCGCTGAAACTCTCCGCAGTTCCAGAGCCTTCTGCCTTCTCCACTGACTATGTCATGTACCCGGCTCATTTGTACAGTAGTCCGTGGCGTGACTACGCCAGCTATTGGACCAGCAGCCCCAAGCCTTCTGGTTACCCCTCCgtgggcagcagcagcagcagcagcgacCCGCTGCAGGCAGGGAGGAGCAGCCGGGGCCTCCTGAGTGATTATTCCCCTAACTCTGCAGGGAGCTCCCAGAACACCTCCAGAGACCAGGAGGTGACCGAGGAAGGCAGATCCCAGAACTCCCGTTCATTTCGTTTCTCCAGAAGCTccgaagaagaggggaaggaaaaaagagcgCTACAGGAGGAGGCGCCCCCTCGTCCCTGCGGAGGAcatgcatccagctccctgccaaGGAACCATCGGGAGTCAGGCCCAGAGGAGGGTTTCATTGACACCCACTGTCACTTGGACATGCTGTATTCCAAGTTGGCTTTCAAAGGGTCCTTCACCAAGTTCAGAAAAATTTATAGCAGCTCCTTCCCTAAAGAATTTCAGGGCTGCATCTCTGACTTCTGTGATCCTCGGACACTGACAGATTGCCTGTGGGAGGAGCTGTTAAAAGAGGATCTGGTTTGGGGAGCCTTTGGCTGTCATCCTCATTTTGCACGTTACTACAGTGAGAGTCAAGAGAGAAATCTTTTGCAAGCGTTAAGGCACCCCAAGGCTGTGGCATTTGGGGAGATGGGCTTGGATTACTCGTATAAGTGCACCACTCCTGTCCCAGAACAGCACAAGGTAATGAGGCTCTCCTTAGTTTGCTCACAGTTTTCGTTCCTCTGTCAGTTGTTGAACCTAACAATAAAGGTTTCTCTACTTTTGGATCTAAAGAATTCAGAacccttaaaaatataattgctcTTGTCCAGACCATCAAGATGTCACTTGTCAAATACTTCACCAACTATTTCTTTACTCTTTATTATGTAGGAGAGGGGGATAGTTACTCTGTGACATCTTATGGCTAATGATATATGTGGCaagacatttgttttccttccttcttggggAAGCAAccagttttatgtttgtttaattaaactatatatatatattttttaaagattttatttatttattcgacagagatagagacagccagcgagagagggaacacaagcagggggagtgggagaggaagaagcaggctcatagcagaggggcctgacgtggggctcgatcccataatgcggatcacgccctgagccgaaggcagacgcttaaccactgtgccacccaggcgccccataattaaactatatttttattctggTTTTAAAAGTTAAGTGTGCCCATagcagaatatttggaaaatacaaaactgtAAAGAAGAGAATTTCCCATCCACCAGAGATGGCAACTGCTGCCATCTTATAATGTATTCTTCGAGTGTCGACATTTGGCAGGGGAAGGGAGGTTCCAGCACTTCAGTGGAAGTTTCTGATTTGGGAAGGAGTAGGGCGAGGAGAAAGACCCTCCCATCTTGTCCTTGCTCACACTGCCAGGTTGGTTTTGTTGTAGAATTTGTTGTgtgcaggcttcctgctgatgcCTGGTAGGCTGGGTCTGCATGCCCAGTATGCTTCAGGCCCTGGTGAGCGGGTGTGTGGATGCCAGCCGGGGCAGAATTTAGCAAGCTGGCTTTCCCTTTGGCACAGTCCCCAGCACAGCTGGGTCAACCTCTGCTGTGCACTGATGCTGTGCCCCATCGCTACTGGCATCTGCGGTTAATGGTGAATTAAGAGAGGAAATGTTCTAGAGGCAGAGGTTTCTTAATTTTGCCTTGACCAAAGAGAAAATTCAGTGACAGTGTGGTACTCTCCTGACAAAGCAGAAGGCTCCAGATCTTTATATACCTTTAGGAGACAGAGATTCCAGTTTGAATACAGTTGTCCATGGCAACCAATAGGCGAGGAAGGTTTAATAGTTAATTTACATAAGAAACAATTTCAGGTGTTCAGATGCTTCGGAaggatctttatttatttatttatttagaagattttatgtgagagagagagagagcaagcatgagcaggggggagggggaaggcttgagggagagggagaagcagactccctactgagcagggagcccgatgtggggctggattccaggaccctgggatcatgacctgagctgaaggcagaagcttaaccgactgagccacccaggtgcccctggaaggaCCTCTTTAAGACGGGTTTTCTAGGACCTGTTAAGGTTACTAAATTTGGAACAGGTTAATTTTGACTTGATCTACTTTCAGATAGGTAGGTGGGATTTTATTTGTGTGAATGTGTCCAGTTTTCTACTTTATCTAATGAGTTTCTAATGTAGTGTTTCTATTCAGAATTTGTTTTGTCTCACACATTCATGCAACCTCTTGCCTGTCCAGAGTTCCTTTTCACTGTTAATATTAGGAAGCTTGCAGTTTCTGGCTTCAGGTGGTCATATATTAGTCAGAAGTGAATGGAAAAATAGCTAAGTTTGAAGACctagtaaacatttttaagaaagtgagaaaaatctttaatattCAGCTTTCCTGGCTTGTTTCTCTGGCTCAAGGCAGGTGTGGTGTGGACAGGAGGACAGTTGAGAAATGGATGCCCTGAGGCCactggcaggaggaggagagcatGGTGTTTAAATGTGTAGATGGTATTTATAGaatgcctgccatgtgccaggaaaTGTGCCGAGTATTTCACAGTAACTTTTTCCTTGATTAAATTATGGCATCAGATCTGCATATACAGGCACATGGGGCATGCTGCACCACAGACTGAACTGGAAGTTATCACAGAGGGTGATGAGTAAAATCTTGTGGCTATCCTCTGGCTTGGTGAGATGGGTCTCAGGACCAGAAAACAGGGattcagaggaaagaaattgCTGGCAGCGGGAGGGCAGCACTCCCTGTATAGGATGGAAGATAAGATATTTCTGCAAAACACTGAAGACTCCCAGGCCGACTGAGGAAACTGGTACCACATTCTTGATGTAAATATACACTTAGGCCCCAGAGTGAGAGGGGTGGTACCTAGCAACTGTACTAGGTGGACGCCTGCACTGAGTTACATTTGCCTAAAAGTTGAGTGGTTGACAAGTTCTTGGTGTGTCCCTGCTGAATATTTTACCTggtgaagggaagaagaaaagctgaTGAAGAACCGTATC contains the following coding sequences:
- the TATDN2 gene encoding putative deoxyribonuclease TATDN2; protein product: MASERRKVKYHWSSTSEGCPRKRSCRREPSDVAPSSRPAPSSASSSGGTSSPKRLKVQKEDDVACTPRLPWGSSCGRNSSSSSHSSGPGVGGAAAKGCLIRSKRGFLSSGGSPLRPVNPSPEEMASLEEEACSLKVDSKDSSRNSTNSEFAAEAEGRNDTNEEPNKVQKRKRDRFRDQGSTVIYLKAIQGILGKSMPKKKGEGATRATPTKGERPSRGEGPARSVTVSPPQKGKESAPEVRAEDEKPAPERSSFCDRRVVIDPQEKPSEETAGDRRTVVDKHSPALEFLDDSDSHLESQKPKEREVVIEHTSSGSDWSDVDEVSTVRFSQEEPSSLKLSAVPEPSAFSTDYVMYPAHLYSSPWRDYASYWTSSPKPSGYPSVGSSSSSSDPLQAGRSSRGLLSDYSPNSAGSSQNTSRDQEVTEEGRSQNSRSFRFSRSSEEEGKEKRALQEEAPPRPCGGHASSSLPRNHRESGPEEGFIDTHCHLDMLYSKLAFKGSFTKFRKIYSSSFPKEFQGCISDFCDPRTLTDCLWEELLKEDLVWGAFGCHPHFARYYSESQERNLLQALRHPKAVAFGEMGLDYSYKCTTPVPEQHKVFERQLQLAVSLKKPLVIHCREADEDLLNIMKKFVPSDYKIHRHCFTGSYPVIEPLLKHFPNMSVGFTAVLTYSSAWEARDALKQIPLERIIVETDAPYFLPRQVPKSLCQYAHPGLALHTVREIARVKDQPLSHTLAILRENTSRLYNL